Proteins encoded by one window of Leopardus geoffroyi isolate Oge1 chromosome X, O.geoffroyi_Oge1_pat1.0, whole genome shotgun sequence:
- the LOC123594128 gene encoding putative MAGE domain-containing protein MAGEA13P, producing MSHSESQSHELEVGLKAQREAQGLVAAQVPATEEKETASSPLSPLIQGAPEAVPAAGNPGVLQRSREVCSSSPAVEATLSSKSNEGSGRPRRDAGASQAPSDPAILPGDVLDEMVARLLQFLSGKYVAKKPITKAEMLKSIKEHKNHFPVIFRKACECMEIVFGLEVKEVDPINHSYVLIKTLDLTYDGMLSDDQGMPKTGLLILILGVIFMEGDHAPEDRIWRVLSEIGVYAGRKDFIYGEPRKLITEDLVQEKYLVYQQVPHSDPPRYEFLWGPRAHAETSKMKVLQFFSKVTGTDPTSFPYWYGEALRDEQERARATVATTDGTTVTASEGSSVPSSSFSRPE from the coding sequence ATGTCTCACAGTGAGAGTCAGAGCCACGAGCTTGAAGTAGGCCTTAAGGCCCAAAGGGAGGCTCAGGGCCTGGTAGCTGCACAGGTTCCTGCAACTGAGGAGAAGGAAActgcctcttctcctctctctcctttgatCCAGGGCGCCCCAGAGGCGGTGCCTGCTGCTGGAAACCCAGGTGTTCTCCAGCGGTCTCGGGAAGTCTGCTCTTCCTCCCCCGCCGTCGAAGCCACTCTATCGAGCAAATCAAATGAGGGCTCCGGCCGCCCAAGACGGGATGCAGGTGCCTCCCAGGCTCCATCAGACCCGGCGATCTTGCCTGGCGATGTCCTGGACGAGATGGTAGCTAGATTGCTGCAGTTTCTGAGTGGCAAGTATGTAGCAAAGAAGCCCATCACAAAGGCGGAAATGCTGAAGAGCATCAAAGAGCACAAGAACCACTTCCCTGTGATCTTCAGGAAAGCCTGTGAGTGCATGGAGATTGTCTTTGGCCTCGAAGTGAAGGAAGTGGACCCCATCAACCACTCCTACGTGCTTATCAAAACCCTAGACCTCACCTACGATGGGATGCTGAGTGACGACCAGGGCATGCCCAAGACCGGCCTCCTGATCCTTATCCTGGGTGTGATCTTTATGGAGGGCGACCATGCCCCTGAGGATAGGATCTGGAGGGTGCTGAGCGAGATCGGAGTGTATGCTGGGAGGAAGGATTTCATCTATGGGGAACCCAGGAAGCTCATCACCGAAGATTTAGTGCAGGAAAAGTACCTGGTATACCAGCAGGTGCCCCACAGCGATCCGCCACGATACGAATTCCTGTGGGGTCCCAGGGCCCACGCTGAAACCAGCAAGATGAAAGTCCTGCAGTTTTTTTCCAAGGTCACTGGGACTGACCCCACTTCCTTCCCGTACTGGTATGGAGAAGCTTTGCGAGACGAGCAAGAACGAGCCCGGGCCACAGTGGCCACCACCGATGGTACTACTGTCACAGCCAGTGAAGGTTCCAGTGTCCCGTCCAGCAGCTTCTCTCGCCCTGAGTGA